A portion of the Corynebacterium jeikeium genome contains these proteins:
- a CDS encoding cytidine deaminase, translating to MSHISDEELLAKAYAATENSYVPYSGFPVGAALLLDDGTVVTGCNVENASYGLTNCAERTAVFRMVAEHGGNHKIAACAIVGRKAAPCHPCGACRQVLHEFGCKRVIVESERPENGGLGAPASIDFEKILPYAFGPEDL from the coding sequence ATGTCCCACATCTCAGACGAAGAACTACTGGCTAAGGCCTACGCAGCCACGGAAAACTCGTACGTCCCCTATTCAGGTTTTCCGGTCGGTGCCGCACTTCTGCTTGACGACGGCACGGTGGTCACAGGCTGCAACGTGGAAAATGCGTCCTATGGGTTGACCAACTGCGCAGAGCGCACAGCCGTGTTCCGCATGGTCGCGGAGCACGGCGGCAACCATAAGATTGCGGCCTGTGCCATTGTCGGGCGAAAGGCGGCACCGTGCCACCCCTGTGGTGCCTGTCGGCAGGTCCTGCACGAATTTGGGTGCAAGCGTGTCATTGTGGAATCCGAGCGCCCGGAAAATGGTGGTTTAGGCGCTCCGGCCAGCATCGACTTCGAAAAAATTCTCCCTTACGCCTTTGGTCCCGAGGACCTGTAG
- a CDS encoding NupC/NupG family nucleoside CNT transporter yields MDRLQGLLGIILVIGFAIAISKNRKAINWRTLGVGLLLQAVFALVVLKWEPGFQALKSVAGAIEKMIDFTNEGTSFVFGNLFDGTGKNFVFVLNVLPVIIFLGAVLGALYYLRVVQYFVEYVGSALKFIMGTSKVESVFASTVIFLGQSEAPLVVKPYIPKLTKSELFACMSGGFASVAGSTLIGYSLLGAPLEYLLAASVMNAPGSLLIAKTFWPETEESDLDASVKDVRDTESKNVIDALGAGALAGGRIAVVVACLLIAFIAVIAMLSAMIGGIGGWFGQENWSLEGLFGLVFAPIAWLIGVPWENAGLVGSFIGEKTILNEFVGYTSFSEHVDSLDPKSIMLATFALAGFANLSSIAIQIGSFGALSPERRGEIAKNGPLALIAGLCTNLLNAAIVGVIAL; encoded by the coding sequence ATGGATAGACTGCAAGGCTTACTGGGCATCATCCTCGTCATCGGATTTGCCATTGCTATCTCAAAGAACAGGAAAGCCATTAACTGGCGCACGCTCGGCGTTGGCCTGCTGCTGCAAGCGGTGTTCGCGCTGGTAGTGCTGAAGTGGGAACCCGGCTTCCAGGCGTTGAAGAGCGTCGCCGGTGCCATTGAGAAGATGATCGACTTTACAAATGAGGGCACCTCATTTGTCTTCGGTAATCTTTTCGACGGCACGGGGAAAAACTTCGTCTTCGTGCTCAACGTGCTGCCAGTGATCATCTTCCTGGGCGCAGTCCTCGGTGCCCTCTACTACCTGCGGGTAGTGCAGTACTTCGTTGAGTATGTCGGGTCCGCACTGAAGTTCATTATGGGAACCTCGAAGGTAGAGTCCGTCTTCGCTTCCACGGTGATTTTCCTCGGGCAGTCGGAGGCTCCGCTCGTCGTTAAGCCGTATATTCCGAAACTGACCAAGTCGGAGCTGTTCGCATGTATGTCGGGCGGTTTTGCGTCGGTGGCCGGATCGACCTTGATCGGTTACTCCCTGCTCGGTGCGCCGTTGGAGTACCTGCTGGCGGCATCGGTAATGAACGCGCCGGGCTCGCTGCTGATTGCGAAGACTTTCTGGCCGGAGACGGAGGAATCCGATCTGGATGCGTCGGTGAAGGATGTCCGCGACACTGAGTCGAAGAACGTCATTGACGCGCTCGGGGCGGGTGCGTTGGCCGGCGGTCGTATCGCTGTGGTTGTGGCATGTTTGTTGATTGCGTTCATCGCTGTGATTGCGATGCTGTCGGCGATGATTGGCGGCATCGGCGGCTGGTTCGGTCAGGAAAACTGGTCGCTGGAGGGGCTGTTCGGCCTGGTCTTCGCGCCGATTGCCTGGCTGATTGGTGTGCCGTGGGAGAACGCAGGGCTGGTCGGTAGCTTCATTGGTGAGAAGACGATTCTGAACGAGTTCGTCGGCTACACCTCGTTCTCGGAGCACGTCGACTCGCTGGATCCGAAGTCCATCATGCTGGCGACCTTCGCCCTGGCTGGCTTCGCCAACCTGTCTTCCATTGCAATTCAGATCGGTTCCTTCGGTGCGCTATCGCCGGAACGTCGCGGTGAGATTGCCAAGAACGGTCCGCTGGCGCTGATTGCGGGCCTGTGCACCAACCTGCTCAACGCTGCAATTGTGGGTGTGATTGCGCTATAG